One window of the Pedobacter ginsengisoli genome contains the following:
- a CDS encoding energy transducer TonB, with protein MFNISSNLHKAEWLNLVFKNRNKNYGAYALRSQSSGTTARALFIAAPLFVLLFAGPMIYKHFYGKEEVMEPVNTDVVIDINMAERAIEKPKPQEKLEMPKTEPVKEKIKTVKPISNPIVVDRPVITDPPTLEQIEHAAVGAVTQSGVETSLGSVPTEGNGNGTAIGNGEGNGVKEDTGIHELGDIQAYPEFEGGMKAWAKFIQRNLRYPNAAQEVDAQGKVFISFVIEKDGSVSNVTVLKGIGYGCDEEAVRVISKSPKWKPGRQNDQNVRVRYNMPLSFMINR; from the coding sequence ATGTTTAACATCTCATCCAATTTACACAAGGCAGAGTGGCTCAACCTTGTATTTAAAAACAGGAACAAAAACTATGGGGCTTATGCATTAAGGTCTCAGTCGTCAGGTACTACTGCCCGCGCGCTATTTATAGCCGCGCCACTCTTTGTTCTGCTTTTTGCGGGTCCAATGATTTATAAACATTTTTATGGTAAAGAGGAGGTGATGGAGCCTGTTAACACAGATGTTGTTATTGATATTAATATGGCTGAACGTGCTATAGAGAAACCGAAACCTCAGGAAAAGTTGGAAATGCCAAAAACAGAACCTGTAAAGGAAAAAATTAAAACTGTTAAGCCAATTTCTAATCCAATTGTTGTGGATAGACCTGTGATAACGGATCCACCAACTTTAGAACAAATAGAGCACGCTGCGGTTGGGGCTGTTACCCAGTCAGGGGTAGAGACATCGCTTGGGTCAGTTCCTACTGAGGGTAATGGTAATGGGACAGCAATAGGTAATGGAGAAGGAAATGGTGTGAAGGAAGATACCGGAATTCATGAATTAGGAGATATACAGGCCTATCCTGAGTTTGAGGGAGGAATGAAAGCCTGGGCCAAATTTATACAAAGAAATTTAAGGTATCCGAATGCAGCTCAGGAGGTGGATGCCCAAGGTAAAGTTTTTATCAGCTTTGTAATAGAGAAAGATGGTTCTGTTTCTAATGTTACAGTTTTGAAAGGTATAGGTTATGGATGTGATGAAGAAGCCGTGAGGGTGATAAGTAAGTCGCCAAAGTGGAAACCAGGCCGACAAAATGACCAAAATGTTAGAGTTAGGTATAATATGCCGCTTTCATTTATGATAAACAGGTAG
- a CDS encoding glutamine synthetase III, protein MKSLRTIALKEAQTRVSTEVKSPSTKISDFYGVNVFDKRKMKDFLSKEVYEKLVSSIEHGELINHEDANHIATAMKIWAMAKGATHYTHWFQPLTGTTAEKHDSFFEPSGDGAIEKFAGSALVQQEPDASSFPNGGIRNTFEARGYTAWDPSSPAFIMESKAGKTLCIPTVFVSYTGEALDYKAPLLKALAAMDKAAVDVCQYFDKSITKVNASLGIEQEYFLVDLALYNARPDLALTGRALFGHMSAKGQQLEDHYFGSIPERVFTYMVDFENEALKLGIPLKTRHNEVAPSQFECAPIYEEINLAIDHNQLLMDLMEKVALRHNFKVLLHEKPYAGINGSGKHNNWSLITDTGKNLLSPGKTPKNNLMFLTFFVNTIKAVHEHADLLRASIASVSNDHRLGANEAPPAIISIFLGSQLAEVLDEIESSRSIIKKVKNEDSLWLGIPKIPQILLDNTDRNRTSPFAFTGNKFELRAVGSSANSSAPMTVLNTIVADQLAKFKVEVDKLIKKGEKKDVALLTILKKYIKESKDIRFEGNGYSDEWAEEAAKRGLSNIKTTPVALDAYVSEKSTELFTKNNIFSERELHARHEILLESYYKKLQIEARVMGEVTNSMIIPATIAYQNSLIENAKGLKELGLSGDALATPLAIINKVSEHLNIVKTSIDAMLEQRKKVNAIEDSREKAISYDEKVKSYFDTIRYHTDKLEQIVDDSVWPLPKFRELLFIK, encoded by the coding sequence ATGAAAAGCCTAAGAACAATTGCATTAAAAGAAGCGCAGACAAGAGTTTCAACAGAGGTAAAGTCACCTTCGACTAAAATTTCTGATTTTTATGGCGTTAATGTTTTTGACAAGAGAAAAATGAAAGATTTCTTGTCAAAAGAGGTCTATGAGAAACTTGTTTCATCCATCGAACATGGTGAATTAATTAATCACGAAGACGCGAACCACATTGCTACAGCTATGAAAATCTGGGCAATGGCAAAAGGTGCTACTCACTACACCCACTGGTTCCAACCTTTAACTGGTACTACAGCTGAAAAACATGATTCATTTTTTGAGCCAAGTGGTGACGGAGCAATTGAAAAATTTGCTGGAAGTGCATTAGTTCAACAAGAACCAGATGCATCAAGCTTCCCAAATGGCGGTATCCGTAATACTTTCGAAGCACGTGGATATACTGCATGGGATCCTTCTTCTCCGGCTTTCATTATGGAAAGCAAAGCTGGTAAAACACTTTGTATTCCAACTGTATTTGTTTCTTATACTGGCGAAGCATTAGATTATAAAGCACCTTTATTAAAAGCACTTGCTGCTATGGATAAGGCTGCTGTTGATGTTTGTCAATATTTCGATAAAAGCATCACTAAAGTAAATGCATCTTTAGGTATTGAACAAGAATATTTCCTTGTTGACCTTGCATTATATAATGCTCGTCCGGATTTAGCATTAACTGGCCGTGCCTTATTTGGTCACATGTCAGCAAAAGGACAACAATTAGAAGATCACTATTTCGGATCTATTCCTGAGCGTGTATTCACTTACATGGTTGATTTCGAAAATGAAGCTTTAAAATTAGGCATTCCTTTGAAAACCCGTCATAATGAGGTTGCTCCATCTCAATTCGAGTGTGCTCCTATTTATGAAGAAATCAACCTTGCAATTGATCATAACCAATTGTTAATGGACTTAATGGAAAAAGTAGCTTTAAGACATAACTTTAAAGTTCTTTTACATGAAAAACCATATGCTGGTATCAATGGATCAGGTAAACACAACAACTGGTCATTAATTACTGACACTGGCAAAAACTTATTATCTCCAGGAAAAACTCCAAAAAACAACTTAATGTTCTTAACATTCTTTGTTAATACCATTAAAGCTGTTCATGAGCATGCAGATTTATTAAGAGCAAGTATTGCTTCAGTAAGTAACGATCACCGTTTAGGTGCTAACGAAGCTCCTCCTGCTATCATCTCTATCTTCCTTGGTTCTCAATTAGCTGAAGTATTAGACGAGATCGAATCATCAAGAAGCATCATTAAAAAAGTTAAAAATGAAGATTCTTTATGGTTAGGTATCCCTAAGATTCCTCAGATCTTATTAGATAACACCGACCGTAACCGTACTTCTCCTTTTGCTTTTACAGGTAATAAATTTGAGTTAAGAGCTGTTGGTTCATCTGCTAACTCTTCTGCTCCCATGACTGTTTTAAATACAATCGTAGCCGATCAATTAGCTAAATTCAAAGTTGAAGTTGATAAACTGATCAAAAAAGGAGAGAAAAAAGATGTTGCATTATTAACTATCCTTAAAAAATACATCAAAGAATCAAAAGATATCCGTTTTGAAGGAAATGGTTACAGCGATGAGTGGGCTGAAGAAGCTGCTAAACGCGGTTTATCAAACATCAAAACTACTCCGGTTGCTTTAGATGCTTATGTAAGTGAAAAATCTACTGAATTATTTACTAAAAACAACATCTTTAGCGAGCGTGAATTACATGCACGTCACGAGATCTTGTTAGAAAGCTATTACAAAAAACTTCAAATCGAAGCAAGGGTAATGGGCGAAGTAACAAACAGCATGATTATTCCTGCTACTATTGCTTACCAGAATTCACTAATTGAAAATGCTAAAGGATTAAAAGAACTTGGCTTATCTGGCGATGCATTAGCAACTCCACTTGCAATTATCAACAAAGTATCTGAGCACTTAAATATCGTTAAAACCAGCATCGACGCAATGCTTGAGCAACGTAAAAAAGTAAATGCAATTGAAGATTCACGTGAAAAAGCAATCAGCTACGATGAGAAAGTGAAATCTTACTTCGATACTATCCGTTACCATACAGATAAATTAGAACAAATTGTAGATGACAGCGTATGGCCTCTACCTAAGTTCAGGGAATTATTGTTTATAAAATAA
- a CDS encoding acyl-CoA thioesterase: MFKDHFMQDFKPVEYSQTTLTELMIPSYSNFGGKIHGGIILSLMDKVAYVCAAKHSDGYCITASIDVVDFLAPVEVGELVSLMASVNYVGNTSMIIGIKVVSENLKTQTIKHTNTSYFTMVAIGDNHKPKQVPGLILKSEEDVRRFAQGLNRKNLKTEYKRNEASLKENYNNENCLVTLKNERCKVELF, from the coding sequence ATGTTCAAAGACCACTTTATGCAAGATTTTAAACCTGTAGAATACTCTCAGACCACACTTACTGAACTTATGATTCCTTCTTATTCTAATTTTGGAGGAAAAATACATGGAGGTATTATTCTAAGCTTAATGGATAAAGTTGCGTATGTATGCGCAGCAAAACATTCTGATGGATACTGTATAACTGCTTCAATTGATGTTGTAGACTTTTTAGCGCCTGTTGAAGTAGGGGAACTGGTTTCTTTAATGGCATCAGTAAATTATGTTGGTAATACCTCTATGATAATAGGAATAAAGGTTGTTTCAGAAAATTTGAAAACTCAAACTATAAAGCATACCAACACCAGTTATTTTACTATGGTAGCCATAGGGGATAATCACAAACCTAAACAGGTGCCGGGATTGATATTAAAAAGTGAAGAAGATGTTAGGCGATTTGCGCAGGGCTTAAATAGAAAAAACCTTAAAACAGAATACAAAAGGAATGAAGCCAGCCTAAAGGAAAATTACAATAATGAGAACTGTTTAGTTACGCTTAAAAATGAAAGATGTAAGGTTGAATTGTTCTAG
- a CDS encoding SGNH/GDSL hydrolase family protein: protein MKIISKRWLIVPAILLSVQFAQAQDWANLKRYQEENSKLSAPSGNENRVVFMGNSITEGWKNNHPEFFSSKPYVCRGISGQTTPQMLIRFHQDVVALKPKVVVMLCGINDIAGNTGPSTLEMIEDNIMAMTEIARANKIKVVLSSVLPAFAFPWKPGVEPADKVIELNKWIKSYAEENKLIYVDYFSAMKDERNGLPKSLAEDGIHPNKAGYAIMEPLVDQAIAKALKQKK, encoded by the coding sequence ATGAAAATAATTTCAAAAAGATGGCTGATTGTTCCGGCTATTTTACTTTCGGTTCAATTTGCTCAGGCGCAGGATTGGGCGAATCTAAAAAGATATCAGGAAGAGAATTCAAAGCTTAGTGCACCTTCAGGTAATGAAAACAGGGTTGTTTTTATGGGTAACTCGATTACTGAAGGATGGAAGAATAATCACCCTGAGTTTTTTAGCAGTAAGCCCTACGTTTGTCGTGGGATTAGTGGGCAGACTACTCCGCAAATGCTTATCAGGTTTCATCAGGACGTAGTAGCATTAAAACCTAAAGTAGTGGTAATGCTCTGCGGAATCAATGACATTGCTGGTAATACTGGTCCATCGACCCTGGAGATGATTGAAGATAACATCATGGCAATGACTGAGATTGCTCGGGCAAATAAAATTAAGGTAGTTCTTTCATCTGTTTTACCTGCTTTTGCATTTCCATGGAAACCAGGAGTGGAGCCTGCTGATAAAGTAATTGAGCTAAACAAGTGGATTAAATCTTATGCTGAAGAAAATAAACTTATTTATGTAGATTATTTCTCAGCTATGAAAGATGAAAGAAATGGCTTACCGAAAAGTCTGGCAGAAGATGGTATTCATCCTAATAAAGCGGGTTATGCTATTATGGAGCCCCTTGTGGATCAGGCTATAGCAAAAGCGCTAAAGCAAAAGAAATAG
- a CDS encoding GH92 family glycosyl hydrolase translates to MSLIFNRTITSKFKVAFSAALLFGQGIAMAQTNQYEGTGNLKYVDPIIGNVGQLLEPTRPTVQLPNQMIRMFAQRPDYMSDQISSFPLNVVSHRMGQVFAIKPTVKSIEGNDWGKKMTYDHDLEINRPWYYTTWLIDEEVKVEFTPGKKTGIFRFEFPANSEKGLLLSTYNGGDHEYKSISKKEISGIETYSGNIKVYMYGAFNTDVVLGGLKDGKAVAANSVNEKELKAWVSFPKNTPKAIEFKYAISYISAEQAKKNFDNELKNSTFEQQVKKGEEAWSKVINQIKTVGGTEAQKRSFYTALYRCYERMVDITEDGQYYSGYDKQIHKTTRPFYVDDWSWDTYLAHHPLRTILNPEQEGDMMNSYVNMYTQSGWVPTFPLLFGDNPCMNGFHSSITFLDAYRKGIRSFDVKKAYEGMLKNANEATMLPWKNGPKGELEDFYYAKGYFPSLKKDEKETVAEVHSWEKRQAVAVTLGHSYDDWAVAQMAKELGNDQDYTKFIARSNNYKNLWDSKTQMFLPKDKDGNWVDIDPKFDGGMGGRDYYDENNGWTYLWQVQQDVKGLIGLFGSEKSFENKLDQLYREPLGRSKYENWAKFPDATGMVGQFSMGNEPSFHIPYLFNYTASPWKTQKHIRFLLDTWFKDNVFGIPGDEDGGGMTAFVVFSSMGFYPVTPGIPVYTIGSPVFQNVTIDLPSGKKFQLIANNCSVVNKYIQSAKFNGQVLNTPWFTHEQLVAGGKLELEMGAKPNKTWGVSK, encoded by the coding sequence ATGTCCTTAATCTTTAATAGAACAATTACGTCCAAATTTAAGGTGGCCTTTTCAGCAGCTTTACTTTTTGGTCAGGGTATTGCTATGGCCCAAACAAACCAATATGAGGGAACTGGTAACCTAAAATATGTAGATCCGATAATTGGGAACGTAGGTCAGCTTTTGGAACCTACCAGACCAACTGTACAACTTCCTAATCAAATGATAAGGATGTTTGCTCAAAGACCTGATTACATGTCTGATCAGATTTCCAGCTTTCCATTAAATGTGGTTTCGCACAGAATGGGGCAGGTTTTTGCAATTAAACCGACAGTAAAGTCTATTGAAGGAAATGATTGGGGTAAAAAAATGACGTATGATCATGATTTGGAGATCAACCGCCCATGGTATTATACTACCTGGCTGATTGACGAAGAAGTAAAAGTTGAGTTTACTCCGGGAAAAAAAACGGGTATATTCAGATTTGAATTTCCTGCGAATAGTGAAAAAGGTTTATTGCTTAGCACATATAATGGTGGCGACCACGAGTATAAGTCAATTTCGAAGAAAGAAATAAGTGGCATAGAAACTTACAGTGGAAATATTAAGGTGTACATGTATGGTGCTTTTAATACAGATGTTGTACTGGGTGGTTTGAAAGATGGTAAAGCAGTAGCAGCTAATTCAGTAAATGAAAAAGAATTAAAAGCGTGGGTTAGTTTTCCGAAAAATACCCCCAAAGCTATTGAGTTTAAATACGCGATTTCTTATATCAGCGCTGAGCAGGCCAAAAAGAATTTCGACAATGAGTTGAAAAACTCAACATTTGAGCAGCAGGTTAAAAAAGGGGAAGAAGCTTGGTCGAAGGTGATTAACCAGATTAAAACAGTAGGTGGTACAGAAGCTCAAAAACGTTCATTTTATACTGCTTTATATCGCTGTTATGAGCGTATGGTTGATATTACCGAAGATGGTCAGTATTATAGTGGTTACGACAAACAGATTCATAAAACCACACGTCCGTTTTATGTAGATGATTGGTCGTGGGATACTTATCTTGCTCACCACCCACTTCGTACAATCCTTAATCCTGAACAGGAAGGTGACATGATGAACTCTTACGTAAACATGTATACTCAAAGCGGATGGGTACCTACATTTCCGTTGTTATTTGGTGATAATCCATGCATGAATGGATTTCACTCATCAATTACCTTTCTTGATGCGTACCGTAAAGGAATTAGAAGTTTTGATGTTAAAAAGGCCTATGAGGGAATGCTTAAAAATGCAAATGAAGCCACAATGCTGCCTTGGAAAAATGGCCCTAAAGGAGAGTTGGAAGACTTCTATTATGCAAAGGGATATTTTCCATCTCTAAAAAAGGATGAAAAGGAAACTGTTGCAGAAGTACATAGCTGGGAAAAGCGCCAGGCGGTAGCGGTTACCTTAGGGCACAGCTATGATGACTGGGCTGTTGCCCAAATGGCGAAAGAGCTTGGGAACGACCAGGATTATACCAAATTTATTGCAAGAAGTAATAACTATAAGAACTTATGGGATAGTAAAACTCAAATGTTCTTGCCAAAAGATAAAGATGGTAATTGGGTAGATATTGATCCTAAATTTGATGGTGGCATGGGCGGCAGAGACTATTATGATGAGAATAATGGCTGGACTTATTTGTGGCAGGTGCAACAGGATGTGAAAGGCCTTATAGGATTGTTTGGTAGTGAAAAAAGCTTTGAAAATAAGTTAGACCAGCTTTATAGAGAGCCGCTTGGCAGAAGTAAATATGAAAATTGGGCTAAGTTTCCGGATGCAACAGGTATGGTTGGTCAGTTCTCTATGGGTAATGAGCCTAGTTTCCATATTCCTTATTTGTTTAACTATACGGCTTCGCCTTGGAAAACTCAAAAACACATCAGATTCCTTTTAGATACCTGGTTTAAAGATAATGTATTCGGCATTCCGGGTGATGAAGATGGTGGTGGTATGACCGCTTTTGTTGTATTTTCTTCAATGGGCTTTTATCCTGTTACTCCAGGTATTCCGGTATATACAATAGGAAGTCCGGTGTTTCAGAATGTTACCATAGATCTTCCAAGTGGAAAGAAATTTCAACTGATTGCCAATAACTGTTCGGTTGTAAATAAATACATTCAAAGTGCTAAGTTCAATGGACAGGTGTTAAATACCCCATGGTTTACCCATGAGCAATTAGTTGCAGGTGGTAAACTGGAACTTGAAATGGGTGCTAAACCTAATAAAACCTGGGGAGTATCAAAGTAA
- a CDS encoding AIR synthase related protein — protein MSDNRYNQRGVSASKEDVHQAIKNIDKGIFPQAFCKIIPDILGNDEAFCNIMHADGAGTKSSLAYVYWKETGDISVWKGIAQDAIIMNIDDLICVGATDNILLSSTIGRNKNLIPGEVIAAIINGTEEILAELRSQGISIYSTGGETADVGDLVRTIIVDSTVTCRIEREKIISNDKIQAGDVIVGLSSYGQASYETEYNGGMGSNGLTSARHDVFDKSVATNYPESFDPAVPFDLVFSGGKKLTDPVKIDEQTEVTAGKLVLSPTRTYAPVIKKVLEGHRSQIHGIVHCSGGAQTKVLHFVNNNVHIIKDNLFPIPPLFRLIQEQSGTDWKEMYKVFNMGHRMELYVPAEIAEGIIAISKSFNIDAQIIGRVEGSTQKQVTIVSENGEFVYN, from the coding sequence ATGAGTGATAACAGGTACAACCAACGTGGCGTTTCTGCCTCGAAAGAAGATGTGCACCAAGCCATCAAAAACATAGATAAAGGTATTTTTCCGCAGGCTTTCTGCAAAATCATCCCTGATATTTTAGGTAATGATGAGGCCTTTTGCAATATAATGCATGCGGATGGTGCAGGCACAAAGTCTTCATTAGCTTATGTTTACTGGAAAGAAACCGGTGATATTTCTGTTTGGAAAGGAATTGCACAGGATGCCATCATTATGAATATTGATGATCTGATCTGTGTAGGAGCTACCGATAATATTTTATTATCATCAACAATTGGCCGTAACAAAAACCTCATTCCTGGAGAAGTAATTGCTGCCATCATTAATGGCACTGAAGAGATTTTAGCTGAGCTTAGATCTCAGGGCATCTCTATTTACTCAACCGGGGGTGAAACTGCAGATGTTGGCGACCTGGTACGTACAATTATTGTCGATTCAACCGTAACATGCCGTATTGAGCGCGAAAAGATTATCAGCAATGATAAAATACAGGCAGGTGATGTAATTGTAGGTCTATCATCTTATGGGCAAGCCAGCTACGAAACTGAATATAATGGAGGTATGGGATCAAATGGACTTACTTCAGCCCGTCATGACGTATTTGATAAATCTGTAGCTACTAACTATCCTGAAAGTTTTGACCCTGCAGTTCCTTTTGACCTGGTATTCTCTGGTGGGAAGAAACTAACTGATCCGGTTAAAATTGATGAACAAACAGAAGTAACAGCAGGTAAATTAGTATTATCACCTACGCGTACTTATGCTCCTGTAATTAAAAAGGTATTAGAAGGACACAGGTCTCAAATTCATGGCATTGTTCATTGCAGTGGTGGTGCACAAACCAAAGTACTTCACTTTGTAAACAATAATGTTCATATCATTAAAGATAACTTATTTCCAATTCCTCCCCTGTTCCGTTTAATACAGGAACAATCAGGCACAGATTGGAAAGAAATGTATAAAGTATTTAATATGGGTCACCGTATGGAATTGTATGTTCCAGCCGAAATAGCTGAAGGTATCATTGCCATTTCTAAAAGCTTTAATATTGATGCCCAGATTATTGGTCGCGTTGAGGGTTCAACCCAAAAACAAGTAACAATTGTTTCAGAAAACGGCGAGTTTGTTTATAACTAA
- the fucP gene encoding L-fucose:H+ symporter permease yields the protein MSDLKVKVPLTEKKFVVTMIFVTSLFMFWGIAITMADVLNKHFQQTMSLSKFQSAFVQFAVFGAYAVMGIPAGLFMKRFGYKNGVLLGLSLFAAGAFLFIPAANISSFAFFGIALFIVGCGLSTLETVAHPFVASLGDQRTSDLRINFAQTFNAVGTMIGPVMGGFFLLSNNVEGSTDLTSVKLLYAVIGTVILLVAISFSFVKVPALVDPHVTSSADADAVNVDFEPGKKLFAHKHFVWAVAAQFFNVAAQAGTWAFFINYTHEIAGFSASKASYIMGAFFMGMMLVGRILGTFLMRFIAPNKLLAAFAVGNIVMCIIVAQGLGMVSFGALLMINFFFSIMFPTIFSLGLKNLGSHTQQASSFISMGVVGGAFFPFIMGAVADRAGVANAYYAPIICYIVIFMFAYKFYKVKH from the coding sequence ATGAGCGATTTAAAAGTTAAAGTGCCACTTACTGAGAAGAAATTTGTGGTAACCATGATATTTGTAACCTCCCTTTTTATGTTCTGGGGAATTGCAATTACAATGGCCGATGTGCTGAATAAACATTTTCAGCAAACTATGAGTCTGTCGAAGTTTCAATCGGCGTTTGTGCAATTTGCAGTTTTTGGAGCATATGCGGTGATGGGGATACCGGCGGGATTATTTATGAAGCGTTTTGGGTATAAAAATGGGGTGCTTTTAGGGTTATCTCTTTTTGCTGCGGGTGCTTTTTTGTTTATTCCGGCTGCTAATATATCATCGTTTGCCTTTTTTGGAATTGCATTATTTATTGTTGGATGCGGTTTATCAACCTTAGAAACGGTTGCCCACCCATTTGTTGCCTCGCTGGGAGATCAGCGTACGAGTGATCTTCGTATCAATTTCGCGCAGACCTTTAATGCGGTGGGTACCATGATTGGTCCTGTTATGGGAGGGTTTTTTCTGCTTTCAAATAATGTTGAAGGAAGTACAGATCTTACCTCGGTTAAGTTATTATATGCTGTAATAGGAACTGTTATTTTGCTTGTTGCGATATCTTTCTCTTTTGTTAAAGTTCCTGCTTTAGTGGATCCGCATGTAACTTCTTCGGCAGATGCCGATGCTGTAAATGTTGATTTTGAACCAGGTAAAAAATTGTTTGCGCACAAGCATTTTGTGTGGGCAGTTGCTGCTCAATTTTTTAATGTAGCTGCACAGGCGGGTACATGGGCATTCTTTATAAACTATACTCATGAAATAGCCGGTTTTAGTGCTTCTAAAGCATCGTACATTATGGGTGCCTTTTTTATGGGTATGATGCTTGTTGGACGTATTCTTGGAACTTTCTTAATGCGGTTTATAGCGCCGAACAAGTTGTTGGCTGCATTTGCAGTAGGTAATATTGTTATGTGTATTATTGTTGCCCAGGGGCTTGGTATGGTTTCGTTTGGTGCCTTGCTTATGATAAACTTTTTCTTTAGTATTATGTTCCCAACTATTTTTAGTCTTGGACTTAAAAATTTGGGCTCGCATACGCAGCAGGCTTCTTCATTTATTTCAATGGGGGTTGTTGGTGGTGCATTTTTCCCTTTTATAATGGGGGCAGTTGCTGACAGAGCAGGAGTTGCAAATGCTTATTATGCGCCAATAATCTGCTATATTGTGATCTTTATGTTTGCTTATAAGTTCTATAAGGTAAAACACTAG